The following proteins are encoded in a genomic region of Corylus avellana chromosome ca4, CavTom2PMs-1.0:
- the LOC132177939 gene encoding MADS-box transcription factor 23-like, with protein MGRGKIVIKRIDNSTTRQVTFAKRRNGLLKKARELSILCDAEVGLIVFSSTGRLYDFASSSMKSVIERYNKLKEEHHRLLDPASQVKFWQREAASLRQQLQYVQGCNRQLMGQELSGLSIKDLQNFEDILEMSLKGIRIRNEQIFTEEIKELNQKGNLVHQENLDLHKKVDLFRKEKAELQKKVYEEREVNESRLTLHRPLHTVSNGYDIHPAVHLQLSQPQSQSKETQAKAPELGYLCQTVDIL; from the exons atggggAGAGGAAAGATTGTGATAAAAAGGATTGACAACTCGACGACCAGGCAAGTGACTTTCGCCAAGAGAAGAAATGGGTTGCTCAAGAAGGCCAGGGAGCTCTCCATCCTTTGTGATGCAGAAGTTGGACTTATTGTCTTCTCCAGCACCGGCAGGCTCTATGATTTTGCTAGCTCTAG CATGAAATCTGTTATTGAACGATACAATAAGCTAAAAGAGGAACATCATCGGCTGCTAGATCCTGCCTCACAAGTCAAG TTTTGGCAAAGGGAGGCTGCAAGTTTGAGACAGCAGCTGCAGTACGTGCAAGGATGCAACAG ACAACTAATGGGCCAAGAACTTTCTGGTTTGAGTatcaaagatctacaaaattTTGAAGACATATTGGAAATGAGTTTGAAGGGTATCCGTATTAGAAAT GAACAAATTTTCActgaagaaataaaagaactaAACCAAAAG GGAAACCTTGTCCATCAAGAAAACCTTGATTTGCATAAGAAGGTAGACCTCTTTCGTAAAGAAAAGGCAGAGTTGcaaaaaaag GTGTACGAAGAAAGAGAAGTAAATGAATCAAGATTAACTTTACATCGGCCTCTACATACTGTTAGCAATGGATATGACATTCATCCAGCCGTCCATCTCCAGCTAAGCCAACCTCAGTCTCAAAGCAAGGAAACACAAGCAAAAGCACCGGAATTGGGGTATCTTTGTCAAACTGTTGATATACTATAA